A window of the Haloquadratum walsbyi C23 genome harbors these coding sequences:
- a CDS encoding ATP-binding cassette domain-containing protein, translating into MSSPFITIKDLSITRGSVTILDEIDLTAREGAFLGVVGPNGAGKTTLLRAIDGSISTTTGSIHIGDIAIESADATTISQQVASVPQDTSISFNFDGRTIIEMGRTPHRSRFATWTETDDTAVEQAINQVDADSFVDQPVTTLSGGEQQRILLARALAQQTPVLLLDEPTASLDIHRQIQTLESVARLVETGKTAIAAIHDLNLAARYCDIICLLTEGSITAIGPPAEVLTTPTLAGTFGGYPVVTTDLITGTANVTTLPDERTKTTDNTTNDQSTHEQHDESTIVGDSSEYSRETSSQPIIHIIGHGQPVITAMSELVAAGYTVTVGPAPAGSVTATAADRVATSIMTTPAYKPITESMTTELRSKIDAAAAVVLANVDLTKSANAIVTAVDYAENIIILTQQDPQQKPQQDTTHDNLTQTPIDELPYSRDTVNTKTTDDKSIVSVIEELLASD; encoded by the coding sequence TGCAGGCAAGACAACGTTACTGCGAGCAATTGATGGGTCGATTTCAACGACAACTGGATCCATCCATATTGGGGATATCGCTATTGAATCAGCAGATGCAACAACAATAAGTCAACAAGTTGCATCAGTTCCGCAAGATACCTCAATTTCGTTCAATTTTGACGGACGGACGATCATCGAGATGGGACGAACGCCGCATCGATCGCGATTTGCCACATGGACTGAGACAGATGATACCGCTGTTGAACAGGCAATCAATCAGGTTGATGCTGACTCATTTGTTGATCAACCGGTAACAACGCTCTCAGGTGGTGAACAACAGCGAATACTTCTTGCACGAGCACTCGCACAACAAACACCTGTATTATTGCTTGATGAACCAACAGCGAGTCTCGATATCCATCGACAGATTCAGACTCTCGAATCAGTTGCACGTCTTGTCGAGACGGGCAAAACTGCTATAGCAGCAATTCATGATCTTAATCTTGCAGCACGATACTGTGATATCATATGTCTTCTTACAGAAGGATCAATTACAGCAATTGGTCCACCAGCAGAGGTGCTTACTACACCCACACTCGCAGGGACATTTGGTGGATATCCGGTAGTTACGACAGATCTTATCACCGGGACAGCCAATGTGACAACCTTGCCGGATGAACGCACAAAAACCACCGATAACACAACTAACGACCAATCGACTCATGAGCAACATGACGAAAGTACAATAGTTGGTGATAGTTCTGAATATAGTAGAGAAACATCCAGTCAGCCGATAATTCATATTATCGGACATGGACAACCGGTCATCACAGCCATGTCTGAACTTGTAGCTGCTGGCTATACGGTTACTGTTGGTCCGGCCCCAGCAGGGAGTGTCACCGCAACGGCTGCAGATCGTGTCGCTACATCGATTATGACTACTCCGGCATACAAGCCTATCACCGAATCAATGACGACAGAGCTACGGTCGAAAATCGACGCGGCAGCAGCCGTTGTGCTTGCCAATGTCGATCTAACAAAGAGTGCGAACGCAATTGTGACCGCAGTGGACTATGCTGAAAATATTATTATACTAACACAACAGGATCCACAACAAAAACCGCAACAAGACACGACACACGACAATCTGACACAGACACCTATCGACGAGTTACCATACTCTCGAGATACCGTCAATACGAAGACTACCGATGACAAATCAATTGTATCCGTAATTGAGGAACTACTGGCGTCCGATTGA